One genomic window of Arcobacter sp. CECT 8986 includes the following:
- a CDS encoding DMT family transporter, whose amino-acid sequence MTQANKNIFYVLMIFAMASWGASWVNAKVLSSYINEYEMIVFRNFFTIITLAPVLIYSKNYFYINKRSLLLCIVASILMIAYMKCYFLGTKYGTASLGGALVTTLIPINTFLLMAIFYKKKIQRKDVFALILGGFGVLTILHVWTFNIEQIFTIHNLYFLCGSVLWALVTIVSARSTKTSPMVFSFYMYVIMTIITSIFFVDFSSINYSSFDSIFWINLFIVSVISTTFATTIYFVGIEKLGANEVSTFIFLVPFFAISLSAIFLKEHISSSIIIGTIMTLFAVKILNNIKIIKKQRN is encoded by the coding sequence ATGACACAAGCAAACAAAAACATTTTTTATGTACTTATGATATTTGCTATGGCAAGCTGGGGAGCGTCATGGGTAAATGCAAAAGTATTGAGTTCATACATAAATGAATATGAAATGATAGTATTTAGAAACTTCTTTACTATTATTACTTTAGCGCCAGTTTTAATATACTCAAAAAACTATTTTTATATAAATAAAAGAAGTCTATTACTTTGTATAGTAGCTTCTATACTTATGATTGCATATATGAAATGCTACTTTTTAGGTACAAAATATGGAACTGCAAGTTTAGGTGGAGCACTTGTAACTACACTTATTCCAATAAATACTTTTTTATTGATGGCTATTTTTTATAAAAAGAAAATTCAAAGAAAAGATGTATTTGCACTTATTTTGGGTGGATTTGGAGTTTTGACTATACTTCATGTTTGGACTTTTAATATAGAGCAAATATTTACAATACATAACTTATACTTTCTTTGTGGTTCTGTTCTTTGGGCACTTGTGACAATAGTTAGTGCAAGAAGTACAAAAACTTCACCTATGGTATTTTCATTTTACATGTATGTTATTATGACTATTATCACAAGTATATTTTTTGTAGATTTTTCAAGTATAAATTATAGTAGTTTTGATTCTATTTTTTGGATAAATCTATTTATTGTATCTGTTATCTCTACAACTTTTGCAACAACTATATATTTTGTAGGAATAGAAAAATTAGGTGCAAATGAAGTTAGTACTTTTATATTTTTAGTTCCATTTTTTGCTATTTCATTAAGTGCAATATTTTTAAAAGAGCACATTAGTTCATCTATTATTATAGGAACAATTATGACTCTATTTGCAGTAAAAATACTAAATAATATAAAGATTATAAAAAAACAGAGAAACTAA
- a CDS encoding DMT family transporter, with protein sequence MFKNLPLIAFWLVGIIWGSNFIYMKWASEYLSASQVVFIRVLFGFIPVLFYALYLKVIKLEHFKYAIHFFIMSLLGTTVYYYFFVKAAALLLSGVNGALSGSIPLFTFILSIIFINEERATFRRFLGIIVGLFGVVLIAKPFDANLLQTNINGVIYIVTGSLILGMSFVYAKKFLSGLKIHFAALTTYQLGFALLVLVIFTDFTNITNILNDTHVFLGAVFGLGLLGTGLAFILYYYLVEKLGAVNASTATYIPPVVALIIGYFFIGENITLVDVLATMLIFSGVFLINKK encoded by the coding sequence ATGTTCAAAAACTTACCCTTAATAGCATTCTGGCTAGTAGGGATAATCTGGGGTTCAAATTTTATATATATGAAGTGGGCAAGTGAATATCTTAGCGCTTCTCAGGTTGTTTTTATTAGAGTGCTATTTGGATTTATACCCGTTCTTTTTTATGCTTTATATTTAAAAGTTATAAAACTAGAACACTTTAAATATGCTATACATTTTTTTATTATGTCTTTACTTGGAACAACAGTATATTACTATTTCTTTGTAAAAGCAGCGGCACTTTTATTATCCGGAGTAAACGGAGCATTAAGTGGTTCTATTCCACTTTTTACTTTTATCTTATCAATTATATTTATAAATGAAGAACGAGCAACATTTCGTAGATTTTTAGGTATAATTGTGGGATTGTTTGGAGTCGTTTTAATAGCTAAACCATTTGATGCAAATTTGTTACAAACAAACATAAATGGAGTTATTTATATAGTGACAGGTTCATTGATTTTGGGTATGTCTTTTGTGTATGCAAAAAAATTTTTAAGTGGATTGAAAATACATTTTGCAGCACTTACAACTTACCAGTTGGGTTTCGCACTGTTAGTTTTAGTAATATTTACAGACTTTACAAATATTACTAATATCTTAAATGATACGCATGTATTTCTTGGAGCTGTATTTGGTCTTGGATTATTAGGAACAGGATTGGCTTTTATTTTATACTATTATTTAGTGGAGAAATTAGGAGCTGTAAATGCCTCAACTGCTACATATATTCCTCCTGTTGTAGCACTTATTATCGGATATTTTTTTATCGGTGAAAATATCACTCTTGTGGATGTTTTAGCAACTATGCTTATATTCTCAGGTGTATTTTTAATAAACAAAAAATAA
- a CDS encoding nickel/cobalt transporter — MAFGCALCAIYSPETKVAIDVRSTDTKINSIDIKWVITKQFTDQLKQVYDTNLDNKIDDNELKFVEKALIDYAKYKNYMTHISYGEVIDKEKSDKFEVTKHKVKIINGILHFFYTIKVDYDIKNDYSLYIHLNDDENYFVLLLEKNYLTFKNKAKVSKVTDNQSVIFLIQNAHIPMQQIKKDEEPKKIEKKEEITTTSETKKEQNKPTLLNKFVNKVKKYLLEVQKGNNLALLTLIFVSFIYGIIHALGPGHGKTLAFSYFTTNKSSYKKAFIISLSSAFVHIIGALILVSISVFILETVLNNFVKDSVKILTQISAVMIMLLAFYILLQKLNNKGCGCSSCSPKKDSISWSNINSTTLKPNSNINFKNIKKKRSDLYFVLTAGLIPCPGTVILFIYAFILKTYFAVLLASIAISFGMGIVIFASSFLGVSLHKISSKSHKFTNILEIISPIIMFVLGLLLLFSSNNL, encoded by the coding sequence ATGGCCTTTGGCTGTGCTTTGTGTGCTATTTATTCGCCTGAAACAAAGGTTGCAATAGATGTTCGTTCTACTGATACAAAAATCAATTCTATTGATATAAAATGGGTAATTACAAAGCAATTTACTGACCAATTAAAACAAGTATATGATACAAATCTAGATAATAAAATAGATGATAATGAACTAAAATTTGTAGAAAAAGCACTAATTGATTATGCAAAATATAAAAACTATATGACTCATATATCATATGGTGAAGTAATAGACAAAGAAAAATCAGATAAATTTGAAGTAACAAAACATAAAGTTAAAATCATAAATGGAATATTGCATTTTTTCTATACTATAAAAGTAGATTATGATATAAAAAATGATTATAGTTTATATATACATTTAAATGATGATGAAAACTATTTTGTATTATTACTAGAAAAAAACTATTTAACTTTTAAAAATAAAGCAAAAGTATCTAAAGTTACAGATAATCAAAGTGTAATATTTTTGATACAAAATGCACATATTCCAATGCAACAAATAAAAAAAGATGAAGAACCAAAAAAAATAGAAAAAAAAGAAGAGATAACTACTACTTCAGAAACTAAAAAAGAACAAAATAAGCCAACACTTTTAAATAAATTTGTAAATAAAGTAAAAAAATATCTATTAGAAGTGCAAAAAGGAAATAATCTTGCATTATTAACACTTATTTTTGTTTCATTTATATATGGAATTATTCATGCATTAGGCCCAGGTCATGGAAAAACTTTAGCATTTTCATATTTTACTACAAATAAAAGTAGTTATAAAAAAGCATTTATTATTTCACTATCTTCTGCTTTTGTACATATTATTGGAGCTTTGATTTTAGTATCTATTTCAGTATTTATTCTTGAAACTGTTTTAAATAACTTTGTAAAAGATAGTGTAAAAATATTGACTCAAATATCTGCTGTTATGATAATGCTTTTAGCTTTTTATATTCTTTTACAAAAACTAAACAATAAAGGTTGTGGTTGTAGTTCATGCTCTCCTAAAAAAGACTCAATATCTTGGTCAAATATAAATAGCACAACTTTAAAACCAAACTCAAATATTAATTTTAAAAATATAAAGAAAAAAAGAAGTGATTTATATTTTGTATTAACAGCTGGACTTATACCTTGTCCAGGAACTGTTATACTATTTATTTATGCTTTTATTTTAAAAACTTATTTTGCAGTATTATTAGCTTCAATTGCTATTAGTTTTGGAATGGGAATAGTAATATTTGCAAGCTCTTTTTTAGGAGTTAGTTTACATAAAATAAGCTCAAAATCACACAAATTTACAAATATTTTAGAAATTATTTCTCCTATAATTATGTTTGTTTTAGGATTATTACTTCTTTTTAGCTCAAATAATTTATAA
- a CDS encoding PLP-dependent transferase translates to MKKEVFKHIACGETLPIKNIHAVSVSMPTLQDVIDYEEHTPEILEKIKSAYPRFILHPYLKILAKYIKEKYSVCDNYEVVLLSSQEAVKIVSDKYFIYNKIDIDEPFGVILVLKGTTQLQKVLTFIQHVGCNLSSRFAQDYLYKVKIIDTIHKEELEDGKTATFTLKNTLAKAYNQPIENIGLAPSGMNAIYSVVRGLKKIQEKSNRTILVQLGWLYLDTMNIVEHHYDRTKKFLDISNLDVVEEFLEENGLNVSGIITEIPTNPLIQSVDVKRLRELCDKYNIPLVIDATLATPYNLNLKPYADILVESLTKFACGNADVLMGAVILNENYKISHMQGEFFKHLDMVYIKDIQRLAYEIKGYEKRVKTISANTKKLIKYFKQSSFIDRIYYCCNEENKKNYEIAMIDDNSYSGLISVTFKKDFRKIYDNLNFAKGPSLGTEFTLLMPYIYLAHYDYIITKKGQDFLKKMNLPIDLLRISVGCENIDDIIDEFKRVESLIY, encoded by the coding sequence ATGAAAAAAGAAGTATTTAAGCACATTGCTTGTGGGGAAACACTACCTATAAAAAATATTCATGCAGTTTCTGTGAGTATGCCAACACTTCAAGATGTTATAGATTATGAAGAGCATACTCCTGAAATACTAGAAAAAATAAAAAGTGCTTATCCTAGATTTATTTTGCATCCTTATTTAAAAATTCTTGCAAAATATATCAAAGAAAAATATAGTGTTTGTGACAATTATGAAGTTGTACTTTTAAGTTCACAAGAGGCTGTAAAAATTGTAAGTGATAAATATTTTATCTATAATAAAATAGATATTGATGAACCTTTTGGTGTAATTTTAGTACTAAAAGGAACAACACAACTTCAAAAAGTTCTTACTTTTATTCAACATGTTGGTTGCAATTTATCTTCAAGATTTGCACAAGATTATTTATATAAAGTAAAAATAATCGATACAATTCACAAAGAAGAATTAGAAGATGGAAAAACTGCAACATTTACACTAAAAAATACTCTTGCAAAAGCATACAATCAACCAATAGAAAACATAGGACTTGCTCCATCAGGTATGAATGCAATATACTCTGTTGTAAGAGGTTTAAAAAAAATTCAAGAAAAAAGTAATAGAACTATTTTAGTTCAACTTGGATGGTTATACCTTGATACTATGAATATAGTTGAACATCATTATGATAGAACAAAAAAGTTTCTTGATATTTCAAATCTTGATGTAGTTGAAGAGTTTTTAGAAGAAAATGGATTAAATGTATCTGGAATAATTACTGAAATTCCTACAAACCCACTAATTCAAAGTGTTGATGTAAAAAGATTAAGAGAACTTTGCGATAAATATAATATTCCACTTGTTATTGATGCAACTTTAGCAACACCATATAATCTAAATCTAAAACCATATGCAGATATACTAGTAGAATCACTTACTAAATTTGCATGTGGAAATGCAGATGTATTAATGGGTGCAGTTATTTTAAATGAAAACTATAAAATATCACATATGCAAGGTGAATTTTTCAAACATCTTGATATGGTATATATAAAAGATATTCAAAGATTAGCTTATGAAATAAAAGGTTATGAAAAAAGAGTAAAAACAATAAGTGCAAATACAAAAAAACTTATAAAGTATTTTAAACAAAGCTCATTTATAGATAGAATTTATTACTGTTGTAATGAAGAAAATAAAAAAAACTATGAAATAGCTATGATTGATGATAACTCATATTCAGGACTAATCTCTGTAACATTTAAAAAAGATTTTAGAAAAATATATGATAACTTGAATTTTGCAAAAGGACCAAGTTTAGGAACAGAATTTACACTTTTGATGCCATATATTTATCTTGCACACTATGATTATATCATCACAAAAAAAGGTCAAGATTTTTTAAAGAAAATGAACCTACCAATTGATTTATTAAGAATCTCAGTTGGATGTGAAAATATTGATGATATTATAGATGAATTTAAAAGAGTAGAAAGTCTTATTTACTAA
- a CDS encoding Fur family transcriptional regulator produces MNVEKLIDNKNFKLTTARKAILEILIDSNKPLCYDDIKSSLSMDKATFYRNITKFEDENIINSFESNDKKRYYEIQNNPHAHFICCKCSNIECIPENIDFNLPKHRIDNIIIKGICPNCLKN; encoded by the coding sequence ATGAATGTAGAAAAACTAATAGATAATAAAAACTTTAAACTCACAACTGCTAGAAAAGCCATATTAGAAATACTAATAGACTCAAACAAACCTTTATGTTATGATGATATAAAAAGTAGTCTATCTATGGATAAAGCTACGTTTTATAGAAATATCACAAAATTTGAAGATGAAAATATTATAAATAGCTTTGAATCGAATGATAAGAAAAGATATTACGAAATCCAGAATAATCCACATGCTCACTTTATTTGTTGCAAATGCTCAAATATAGAGTGTATTCCTGAAAATATTGATTTCAATCTACCAAAACATAGAATTGATAATATCATTATAAAAGGGATTTGTCCTAACTGTTTAAAAAACTAG
- a CDS encoding TolC family protein, which produces MVYKVIFFLLFCISNVFAQENKQVVNLKQLYKNSLKNNHNITILNNNLLVDKMLNFQIDEDKSKCLIGFYCQSNYNSFIVLEQFAKKNYDEDKTKQNKIILKELQEQKEHKLNDAMLFQISLLYFEVLKLKKDEALLNERISLVKESLELFNKRKKIGLKEEDDLKSWKTELENTKSDLKRVIALKKKRKEQLSYLSNINLDDKILQDYHMQSSEFTILNETVAFYLNNNEKIKNMTSKISNYITSNDIDIKALSFLIETKRNSLEQTKKYKEELQERSKENIKQGQNLSTEHKPWDSKKFDKIVEEKLPLYINAKVTKKEVQDKALLQNLTYTLSNKKIKIRKNVNEVLKKVVSSYKTINNTLISSNTTRKNFIVIKKLYDKAKIDMKTMLDSQNSMLISKKNENNSQYDYLENIMMLFYNTNKIRAVFDKEEKRVLETEIF; this is translated from the coding sequence ATGGTGTATAAAGTTATATTCTTTTTGCTTTTTTGTATTAGTAATGTTTTTGCACAAGAAAATAAACAGGTAGTAAATCTAAAGCAACTTTATAAAAACTCCTTAAAAAACAATCACAATATAACTATTTTAAACAATAATTTACTTGTTGATAAGATGCTAAATTTTCAAATAGATGAAGATAAATCAAAGTGCTTGATAGGTTTTTATTGTCAAAGTAATTATAATTCATTTATTGTTTTAGAGCAGTTTGCAAAGAAAAATTATGATGAAGATAAAACAAAACAAAATAAAATAATATTAAAAGAACTTCAAGAACAAAAAGAGCATAAATTAAATGATGCAATGCTATTTCAAATATCACTATTATATTTTGAAGTATTGAAGCTAAAAAAAGATGAAGCACTACTAAATGAAAGAATATCTTTAGTAAAAGAGAGTTTAGAACTTTTTAACAAAAGAAAAAAAATTGGTTTAAAAGAAGAAGATGACTTAAAAAGTTGGAAAACTGAACTTGAAAATACAAAGAGTGATTTAAAAAGAGTAATAGCTTTGAAAAAGAAAAGAAAAGAGCAGTTATCTTATCTTTCAAATATTAACTTAGATGATAAAATACTACAAGATTATCATATGCAAAGTAGTGAGTTTACTATTTTAAATGAAACAGTTGCTTTTTATTTAAATAATAACGAAAAAATCAAAAATATGACATCAAAAATATCAAATTATATTACGTCAAATGACATAGATATAAAAGCACTAAGTTTTTTGATAGAAACAAAAAGAAATAGTTTAGAGCAAACAAAAAAATATAAAGAAGAACTACAAGAAAGAAGCAAAGAAAATATCAAACAAGGACAAAACTTAAGTACAGAGCATAAACCTTGGGATAGTAAAAAGTTCGATAAAATAGTTGAAGAAAAGCTTCCTTTATATATAAATGCAAAAGTTACTAAAAAAGAGGTGCAAGATAAAGCACTTTTACAAAACTTAACTTACACACTATCAAATAAAAAAATCAAAATTAGAAAAAATGTAAATGAAGTACTAAAAAAAGTGGTATCTTCATACAAAACTATAAATAACACACTAATCTCAAGTAATACTACAAGAAAAAACTTTATTGTGATTAAGAAGTTATATGATAAAGCAAAAATTGATATGAAAACTATGCTTGATTCTCAAAATAGTATGCTAATTTCTAAAAAAAATGAAAATAACTCACAGTATGATTATCTTGAAAATATAATGATGCTTTTTTATAATACAAATAAAATAAGAGCAGTTTTTGATAAAGAAGAGAAAAGGGTGTTAGAAACAGAGATTTTTTAG
- a CDS encoding SDR family NAD(P)-dependent oxidoreductase: MSKKRVLITGGNKGIGLAVSRAMLELGHEIVIVAREFKTCPLIGVKDVTAIECDLSKLEDLPALAKEVGDIDILINNAGYMQPKYSYDNYPVERRDNIMNVDLYAPVELMNIFSEHMKKQKYGRIVNTASIAGQIGHPDVWYGIAKAGLINATKIYGKLLGSHGITVNCVAPSPVETDMQKDNSEERKKEFKKTVATGRFAEPEEIAKAIVWLATDCPEYINGICIDINNCSYPR; this comes from the coding sequence ATGAGCAAAAAAAGAGTATTAATCACAGGTGGAAATAAAGGTATTGGACTTGCTGTTTCAAGAGCTATGTTAGAGCTTGGGCATGAGATTGTTATTGTTGCTAGGGAGTTTAAAACTTGTCCATTAATTGGAGTAAAAGATGTAACTGCAATAGAGTGTGACTTATCAAAACTTGAAGATTTACCAGCTTTAGCAAAAGAGGTTGGGGATATTGATATTTTGATTAATAATGCAGGATATATGCAACCAAAATATAGTTATGATAACTATCCAGTAGAAAGAAGAGATAATATCATGAATGTAGATTTGTATGCTCCTGTTGAACTTATGAATATTTTTTCTGAACATATGAAAAAACAAAAATATGGAAGAATAGTAAACACAGCTTCAATCGCAGGACAAATTGGACATCCTGATGTTTGGTATGGTATAGCAAAAGCTGGACTTATAAATGCTACTAAAATATATGGAAAATTATTAGGTTCACATGGTATTACAGTAAATTGTGTAGCACCAAGTCCTGTTGAAACTGATATGCAAAAAGATAACTCAGAAGAGAGAAAAAAAGAGTTCAAAAAAACAGTTGCAACTGGAAGATTTGCAGAGCCAGAAGAGATAGCAAAAGCTATTGTATGGTTAGCAACTGATTGTCCAGAGTATATAAATGGAATTTGTATAGATATAAATAACTGCTCTTATCCAAGATAA
- a CDS encoding MATE family efflux transporter, whose product MLTSKPLMVFFKYAIPSIFGLLAISSASIIDGYFVGNYIGPTALASLNMSYPIITIIIGFAFMFAAGTSVICAKLIGEKNIKESNNIFTKAIIFIVISSILIVSILSLNLDNIFSLFHAESSLKELTIEYLSILLYFLPIVMVAIVLDYFVRVDERPNLAFFALFFSSILNVILDYYLIAIKGYGIDAAAYATGISQSCIFIILLIYFLTSKSNFSFIMPYGGVGIIFKAIKNGSSEFVNEASNGIMVIMFNFVMLKTFGTFGVTAFTVIGYFIMASLVVNYAVADSMQPVISKNYGALNFKRIDKILKIAATFLILYGIVLVFIILSHPNMLIELFLEGDNRKAIEKLTLEFVLYVWPAFLFSGFSVLITSYFTALHRPLNSIIIALSRSLIFPISLIIILPKFLGDIGIFMTLSLSEFITFLIAVYLYTKSKKS is encoded by the coding sequence ATGTTAACTTCAAAACCTTTAATGGTATTTTTTAAATATGCTATTCCTTCAATATTTGGACTATTAGCAATATCATCTGCTTCTATTATTGATGGATATTTTGTAGGAAATTATATAGGTCCCACAGCACTTGCTAGTTTAAATATGAGTTATCCTATTATTACTATTATTATAGGATTTGCTTTTATGTTTGCAGCTGGAACAAGTGTAATTTGTGCTAAATTAATTGGTGAAAAGAATATAAAAGAATCAAATAATATCTTTACAAAAGCAATTATTTTTATTGTAATCTCTTCAATTTTAATAGTATCAATATTATCACTCAATCTTGATAATATTTTTTCACTATTTCATGCTGAAAGTAGTTTAAAGGAGCTTACGATTGAGTACTTATCGATACTTTTATATTTTCTACCAATTGTAATGGTGGCAATAGTTTTAGACTATTTTGTAAGAGTTGATGAAAGACCAAACTTAGCATTTTTTGCTTTGTTTTTTAGTTCTATATTAAATGTAATTTTGGATTATTATTTAATAGCAATAAAAGGTTATGGAATTGATGCAGCAGCTTATGCAACAGGAATTTCTCAATCTTGTATTTTTATTATATTACTAATATATTTTCTAACTAGTAAATCAAACTTTAGTTTTATTATGCCATATGGTGGTGTAGGTATTATTTTCAAAGCTATAAAAAATGGTTCATCTGAGTTTGTAAATGAAGCTTCAAATGGAATAATGGTAATTATGTTTAATTTTGTAATGCTTAAAACTTTTGGAACATTTGGTGTTACTGCTTTTACTGTTATTGGATATTTTATTATGGCAAGTTTAGTTGTAAACTATGCAGTTGCAGATTCGATGCAACCAGTAATTAGTAAAAATTATGGAGCTTTAAATTTTAAAAGAATAGATAAGATTTTAAAAATAGCAGCAACTTTTCTGATACTTTATGGAATTGTTTTAGTTTTTATTATTTTAAGTCATCCAAATATGTTAATTGAGCTATTTTTGGAAGGTGATAATAGAAAAGCTATTGAAAAATTAACTTTAGAGTTTGTACTTTATGTTTGGCCTGCATTTTTATTTTCAGGATTTAGTGTATTAATAACATCATATTTTACTGCACTTCATAGACCACTAAATTCTATAATAATTGCACTTTCAAGAAGTTTGATTTTTCCTATTTCTTTGATAATTATATTACCAAAATTCTTAGGTGATATTGGAATTTTTATGACTCTTTCACTTAGTGAGTTTATAACTTTTTTAATAGCAGTTTATTTATATACAAAAAGTAAAAAGTCTTAG
- a CDS encoding metal ABC transporter solute-binding protein, Zn/Mn family encodes MKKFLMLFLAFSIVALAKEVTVSIVPQKYFVEKIAKDKISVNVMVRPGFEPATYEPKASQMRKLASSSAYFSIGVPFEKVWLEKFKNANKNLLIVDTSKSIEKIAMVAHHHEGEHQHHEDEEHEAHEHHDHDEHAHHEEEEHHEHEHGSLDPHIWLDPLLVKIQAKTIYETLVKIDSQNKEFYKTNYEEFIKEIDSLYIEIKNILKPVKGKTFMVFHPAWGYFAKRFDLKQMPIEIEGKEPKPSQLANLIEEAKEHNIKVVFVAPEFSQKSAKVIAKSIDGVAVAMSPLKANWSQNLIETAKQIVSSYNK; translated from the coding sequence ATGAAAAAATTTTTAATGCTTTTTTTAGCATTTAGTATAGTAGCATTAGCAAAAGAAGTAACTGTAAGTATTGTTCCACAAAAATATTTTGTAGAAAAAATTGCAAAAGATAAAATATCTGTAAATGTTATGGTAAGACCAGGATTTGAGCCAGCAACTTATGAGCCAAAAGCTTCTCAGATGAGAAAACTTGCATCTTCATCTGCTTACTTTTCAATTGGTGTGCCATTTGAAAAAGTATGGTTAGAAAAGTTTAAAAATGCAAATAAAAACCTTTTGATTGTTGATACTTCAAAATCAATAGAAAAAATAGCAATGGTTGCACATCATCATGAAGGTGAACATCAACATCACGAAGATGAAGAACACGAAGCACATGAACACCATGACCATGATGAACATGCACATCATGAGGAAGAAGAACATCATGAGCATGAACATGGAAGTTTAGACCCACATATTTGGCTTGATCCTTTACTTGTTAAAATTCAAGCAAAAACTATTTATGAAACATTGGTAAAAATAGATTCACAAAATAAAGAGTTTTATAAAACAAATTATGAAGAGTTTATTAAAGAGATTGATTCTTTATATATTGAGATTAAAAATATTTTAAAACCAGTAAAAGGTAAAACTTTTATGGTATTTCATCCAGCTTGGGGATATTTTGCAAAAAGATTTGATTTAAAACAAATGCCAATTGAAATAGAAGGAAAAGAGCCAAAACCTAGTCAATTAGCAAATCTAATCGAAGAGGCAAAAGAGCATAATATTAAAGTTGTATTTGTTGCACCTGAATTTTCTCAAAAAAGTGCGAAAGTTATTGCAAAAAGTATAGATGGCGTAGCTGTTGCTATGAGTCCACTAAAAGCAAATTGGTCACAAAACCTAATTGAAACTGCAAAACAAATAGTAAGTTCTTATAATAAATGA
- a CDS encoding trans-sulfuration enzyme family protein produces the protein MYKNIETTLSHIAKFAPFEDVAGASHFPIYNTGTFDLKKQNGDKIYDYTRSDNPTREMLENLFTEVENGAGCVCTHTGIASVALLFETVLKANSHIVVEADCYGGTFRLLKVFKEKYNITVHFANFLEFDKLEEILKTNPIDLVLCESPTNPGLKIIDLEKVATLAHKYNSLFAVDNSLATFISQRPLDLGADFSLFSTTKYISGHGAVVAGAIVAKTEELSQQIHYYANAHGRSQNPMDVYLISLGIPTLKVRMKEHQESSLKIAQFLEKQDYIKKVTHPALKSHPQYELANKQMKYIPGVFCADFTTQELAEKFIENTKIFGEKCSFGSPDSRVEIPAKISHASFSKEELAAIGISDSTVRFSIGLENVEDLIEDIEQSVK, from the coding sequence ATGTATAAAAATATTGAAACAACATTAAGTCATATTGCAAAATTTGCTCCGTTTGAAGATGTAGCTGGAGCTTCACATTTTCCAATTTATAACACAGGAACATTTGATTTAAAAAAACAAAATGGTGATAAAATTTATGATTACACAAGAAGTGATAATCCAACAAGAGAGATGTTAGAAAATCTTTTCACTGAAGTTGAAAATGGCGCAGGATGTGTTTGTACACATACAGGAATTGCATCTGTTGCACTTCTTTTTGAAACAGTTCTAAAAGCAAATTCTCATATTGTTGTAGAAGCTGATTGCTATGGTGGAACTTTTAGATTATTAAAAGTATTTAAAGAAAAATATAATATTACAGTTCACTTTGCAAACTTTTTAGAGTTTGATAAATTAGAAGAAATTTTAAAAACTAATCCAATTGATTTAGTATTATGTGAAAGTCCAACAAATCCAGGTCTTAAAATAATTGATTTAGAAAAAGTTGCAACTTTAGCACATAAATATAATTCACTTTTTGCAGTTGATAATTCACTTGCTACGTTTATAAGTCAAAGACCTTTAGATTTAGGAGCTGATTTTAGTCTATTTTCTACTACAAAATATATTTCAGGTCATGGAGCAGTAGTTGCAGGTGCAATTGTTGCAAAAACTGAAGAATTAAGCCAACAAATTCACTATTATGCAAACGCACATGGTAGAAGCCAAAATCCAATGGATGTATATTTAATATCACTTGGTATTCCAACACTAAAAGTTAGAATGAAAGAGCACCAAGAGAGTTCACTAAAAATTGCACAATTTTTAGAAAAACAAGACTATATAAAAAAAGTAACTCACCCTGCTTTAAAATCGCACCCTCAATATGAGTTAGCAAATAAACAAATGAAATATATTCCAGGTGTATTTTGTGCAGATTTCACAACTCAAGAATTAGCAGAAAAGTTTATTGAAAATACTAAAATTTTTGGAGAGAAATGCTCTTTTGGTAGTCCAGATTCAAGAGTAGAAATTCCTGCAAAAATATCACATGCAAGTTTTTCAAAAGAGGAATTAGCTGCTATTGGAATAAGTGATAGTACAGTAAGATTTTCTATTGGTTTAGAAAATGTTGAAGATTTAATAGAAGATATAGAACAATCAGTAAAGTAA